A single Leptolyngbya ohadii IS1 DNA region contains:
- a CDS encoding glycosyltransferase family 4 protein, which translates to MPLQLYHLIAFMISAGVVLLATPLVRQIGLRSGYVDRPGERKVHQRPMVRLGGVSIFLGSLIALLTIWGVGGFGTLPPDKEYAIWGVTIGGLAFFLIGLADDLLNLSPLTRLIMQIMVAACAWWAGVQIDFLTIPFIGLTSLPFWLSLPVTVIWLVGMANAINWIDGLDGLAAGVSGIAAVVMLVVCLFMNQPAAALIAAALAGGTLGFLRYNFNPAQIFMGDGGAYFIGFTLAGVGIVGLVKSVTTVAVLLPYLILAVPILDMSAVILDRLRHGKSPFKADKRHLHHRLLKAGLSHRSTVLFIYSLTLWVGTLALAFSGIPSGIAYALAATALLSYAGWQVRKHARQ; encoded by the coding sequence ATGTCGATCGTCCCGGTGAGCGCAAAGTTCACCAACGTCCCATGGTTCGCCTGGGTGGCGTTTCCATTTTTCTAGGATCGCTGATCGCGCTGCTGACAATTTGGGGAGTCGGAGGGTTTGGCACGCTGCCGCCGGATAAGGAGTATGCAATTTGGGGTGTGACGATCGGCGGACTCGCCTTCTTTCTTATTGGGCTGGCGGATGACTTGTTAAACCTCTCGCCCCTGACTCGCCTGATCATGCAAATTATGGTTGCGGCATGCGCGTGGTGGGCGGGTGTCCAGATCGACTTCCTCACAATTCCCTTTATTGGTCTAACTTCTCTCCCGTTCTGGCTCAGCCTCCCGGTCACGGTGATCTGGCTGGTGGGCATGGCAAATGCAATTAACTGGATCGATGGACTGGATGGCTTAGCCGCTGGCGTATCGGGCATTGCTGCCGTGGTGATGCTGGTGGTTTGTCTGTTTATGAATCAGCCTGCTGCTGCTCTGATTGCTGCTGCTCTGGCGGGAGGAACGCTGGGATTCCTGCGCTACAACTTCAATCCGGCACAGATTTTTATGGGCGATGGCGGAGCCTATTTTATTGGCTTTACCCTGGCAGGCGTTGGCATTGTGGGGCTGGTGAAAAGTGTAACGACCGTGGCAGTTCTGCTGCCTTATCTGATTCTGGCGGTGCCCATTCTGGATATGTCTGCGGTGATTCTCGATCGCCTGCGCCACGGTAAATCTCCCTTTAAGGCAGATAAGCGACACCTGCACCACCGCTTGCTGAAGGCGGGACTGTCCCATCGATCGACCGTGCTGTTTATCTACAGTCTCACCCTGTGGGTCGGAACGCTGGCGCTAGCATTTTCTGGGATTCCGAGCGGCATTGCCTATGCCCTGGCAGCAACGGCTCTGTTAAGCTATGCGGGCTGGCAAGTGCGGAAACACGCAAGGCAGTAA
- a CDS encoding competence/damage-inducible protein A, with protein MTSPIDPKGELLRIAAEVISVGTELLLGEILNTNAQFLAQELARLGIPHYYQTTVGDNVLRLQRAVAIACDRSQLLIFTGGLGPTPDDLTTETLADFFGVPLVERSDVLEDIAQKFARRGRVMTPSNRKQALIPKGAEVLPNPTGTAPGMIWQPRPGLTILTFPGVPSEMQTMWEQTAVPFLRSQGWGQEIIYSRTLRFWGIGESALAEKADALLKLENPTVAPYAGKGEVRLRVSAKAGSDSEAIALIEPVAQQLRELGGTDYYGEDEDTLAVAVGNLLKANQQTLAVAESCTGGGLGQLLTAVSGSSAYFWGGVISYDNQVKINLLGVNPNDLAQQGAVSDVVAQQMAIGVRQRLGTTWSLSITGVAGPDGGTAAKSVGLVYIGLAGPDDRVESFRYEFGDRGREMVRWLSACNALDRLRRKLLGAAR; from the coding sequence ATGACTAGCCCGATCGACCCCAAAGGGGAACTGCTCCGCATCGCCGCCGAAGTGATCTCTGTGGGAACCGAACTCCTGCTGGGGGAGATTTTGAATACCAACGCCCAGTTTCTGGCTCAGGAGCTTGCCCGTCTGGGAATTCCCCACTACTATCAGACCACCGTAGGCGACAATGTGCTGCGGCTGCAAAGGGCGGTCGCCATTGCCTGCGATCGATCGCAGCTGCTAATTTTCACGGGCGGACTCGGACCCACACCCGATGATTTGACGACGGAAACCCTGGCGGATTTTTTTGGCGTGCCTTTGGTAGAGCGATCGGACGTTTTGGAGGACATTGCCCAGAAGTTTGCCCGTCGCGGCAGGGTGATGACGCCCAGCAATCGCAAGCAGGCATTGATTCCCAAAGGCGCAGAGGTGTTGCCCAATCCCACAGGGACGGCTCCCGGCATGATCTGGCAGCCCCGACCCGGATTGACCATTCTCACCTTTCCCGGCGTGCCTAGCGAAATGCAGACCATGTGGGAACAGACCGCTGTGCCCTTTCTGCGGAGTCAGGGCTGGGGACAGGAAATTATCTACAGCCGCACGCTGCGCTTCTGGGGCATTGGCGAATCGGCGCTGGCAGAAAAAGCAGATGCCTTGTTGAAACTGGAAAACCCTACGGTGGCTCCCTATGCGGGCAAAGGCGAAGTGAGATTGCGGGTTTCTGCGAAGGCAGGCAGCGACTCGGAAGCGATCGCCCTGATTGAACCCGTTGCCCAGCAGCTGCGCGAATTGGGCGGCACAGACTACTACGGCGAAGATGAGGATACGTTAGCGGTTGCGGTGGGTAATTTACTGAAAGCAAATCAGCAAACCCTGGCAGTGGCGGAATCCTGTACAGGTGGAGGTTTGGGGCAACTCCTCACCGCTGTTTCGGGCAGCTCTGCCTACTTCTGGGGAGGTGTTATTTCTTACGACAATCAGGTCAAAATCAATCTGCTGGGCGTGAATCCGAACGATCTGGCGCAGCAGGGGGCAGTGAGCGATGTGGTGGCGCAGCAAATGGCGATCGGGGTACGGCAACGGCTGGGAACCACCTGGAGCCTCAGTATTACCGGGGTAGCAGGACCGGATGGCGGCACGGCGGCAAAATCCGTAGGGCTGGTGTATATTGGCTTGGCGGGACCAGACGATCGGGTGGAGAGTTTTCGCTATGAGTTTGGCGATCGCGGTAGAGAGATGGTGCGCTGGCTGAGTGCCTGCAATGCCCTAGATCGGTTACGGCGCAAGTTGCTGGGAGCAGCCCGTTAA
- a CDS encoding sensor histidine kinase: MHNRSPQSSRLQISLRAKLLIGFSVAFSLVFAGAFYWFYSFATEKTMTRLRADMRSTLQGAKAGVDVQDLMGLYREGERNEAGFSDDARYKSILSWFQTVHSIEPRVWLYTYVVGYPEDNRRVGVARANPDALEIVYLVDLWAAHNPAKASKFLESDQAGGAAHQVLREQRLIEESRIYTDRWGTWLSAVTPLVDEQGNMVAVLGVDIEADYVLEVQQAIRSRVLASFVVTYGILFVLIYVLSGVLTKRLTELTESSQQIAAGNYNLNLSEEKNWLPDELDVLAQVFEEMVSSIRQREQEIREGKQLEYEMRNALQHERELNELKSRFVSMVSHELRTPLTVLRTSLELLERYSHIASEDKKQEYYQRCRSAIHTMNQLLEDVLTIGKTEAGKLSFNPAPINLPKFCQDLVEEMRMGSQASHFLEFSHRGNCKDASLDHALLRSILSNLLSNAIKYSAAGSTIEFNLICIEETAVFEVKDSGIGIPQADQSRLFELFHRASNVSTIRGTGLGLAIVKQCVQNHGGSIIFSSEEGIGTTFTVKLPLHPQPAAIAELTVE; this comes from the coding sequence GTGCATAACCGATCGCCGCAATCCTCTCGTCTGCAAATCAGTTTGCGTGCCAAGCTGCTGATCGGGTTTAGCGTTGCCTTTAGCCTGGTATTTGCTGGAGCATTTTACTGGTTCTATTCCTTTGCAACCGAAAAGACGATGACGCGGCTGCGGGCGGATATGCGATCGACCCTCCAGGGCGCAAAAGCAGGGGTAGATGTCCAGGATTTAATGGGGCTATATCGCGAAGGTGAGCGTAACGAGGCAGGTTTTTCGGACGATGCGCGCTATAAGAGCATTCTGAGCTGGTTTCAAACCGTCCATAGCATTGAGCCGCGTGTTTGGCTCTATACCTATGTTGTGGGATATCCGGAGGACAATCGGCGGGTTGGAGTGGCGCGGGCAAACCCGGATGCACTGGAAATTGTATATCTGGTTGATCTATGGGCTGCCCACAATCCTGCTAAAGCGTCTAAATTTCTGGAATCCGATCAGGCTGGTGGAGCTGCTCACCAGGTATTGCGTGAACAGCGGCTGATCGAAGAATCCCGGATTTATACCGATCGCTGGGGAACCTGGCTTTCTGCCGTGACGCCGCTAGTGGACGAGCAGGGCAATATGGTAGCGGTGCTGGGAGTAGATATTGAAGCAGACTATGTGCTGGAGGTACAGCAGGCGATTCGCAGCCGGGTTCTAGCCTCTTTTGTTGTCACCTATGGCATTCTGTTTGTTCTCATCTATGTTTTGTCGGGGGTTCTGACGAAACGCCTAACTGAACTCACCGAGTCTTCTCAGCAGATTGCCGCCGGAAACTATAATCTCAACTTGTCCGAGGAGAAAAACTGGCTACCGGATGAACTGGATGTGCTGGCGCAGGTCTTTGAGGAGATGGTCAGCAGCATTCGCCAGCGGGAGCAGGAAATTCGGGAGGGCAAACAGCTTGAGTATGAAATGCGAAACGCCTTGCAGCATGAGCGGGAGCTGAATGAGCTAAAGTCACGCTTTGTATCGATGGTGTCCCACGAGCTAAGAACCCCCCTCACCGTTTTGCGAACCTCCCTGGAACTGCTGGAGCGGTATAGCCACATTGCCAGCGAGGACAAAAAGCAGGAATACTACCAGCGATGTCGATCGGCAATCCACACAATGAACCAACTGCTGGAGGATGTGCTGACGATCGGCAAAACGGAAGCAGGCAAGCTGTCATTTAATCCTGCTCCGATCAATCTGCCCAAGTTCTGTCAGGATCTGGTCGAAGAGATGCGGATGGGCAGTCAGGCGAGCCACTTCCTCGAATTTTCCCACCGGGGGAACTGCAAGGATGCCAGCCTAGATCACGCTCTGCTGCGATCGATTTTGAGCAATCTGCTGAGCAATGCGATCAAGTATTCGGCTGCGGGCAGTACGATCGAATTTAATCTCATCTGCATTGAAGAAACTGCCGTTTTTGAGGTGAAAGACAGCGGCATCGGTATTCCCCAGGCGGATCAGTCGCGTCTGTTTGAGCTATTTCACCGCGCCAGCAACGTCAGCACGATCCGGGGTACGGGACTGGGATTGGCGATCGTGAAGCAGTGCGTCCAGAACCACGGCGGCAGCATTATTTTCTCCAGCGAAGAAGGCATTGGCACAACTTTTACCGTAAAACTGCCCCTGCATCCTCAACCCGCTGCGATTGCAGAATTGACCGTGGAATAG
- a CDS encoding helicase HerA domain-containing protein, whose translation MSAENPLGSVIQGSLSQGLEVRLHADVSVEDMRVGKFLVVQGVRSRFFCMLTDVALGTASQRILSNPPDPANTFLQEVLAGTGTYGTINLSPMLMFTPKQEMDLRRADESRRKRSKVSDSLASYEANTNDVELLPVKTIPAHFSQVYDASERDFRAVFGWEDDPQRRNFAIGEPIDMNVPICLDLDRFVERSNGVFGKSGTGKSFLTRLLLSGIIRKRAAVNLIFDMHSEYGWEATREGKQFSTVKGLRQLFPSQVQIYTLDVESTRRRGVRDAQELYISYDQIDVEDLMLVRGELNLSEASLENAIILRNEFGKAWISRLLSMSNEEIQEFCEVKMGSKSSIMALQRKLTRLDDLKYLRQTCPKNYVGQILESLDAGKHVVIEFGSQSNLLSYMLATNVIARRIHHAYVHKAEKFLQTKNPIDRPQPLVITIEEAHRFLDSATVRQTIFGTIAREMRKYFVTLLVVDQRPSGIDNEVMSQVGTRITALLNDEKDIEAIFTGVSGGQALRSVLAKLDSKQQALILGHAVPMPVVIRTRPYDETFYAEIGETPWEDLPETEILQAAEAAKADLGF comes from the coding sequence ATGAGTGCAGAAAATCCGCTGGGTTCGGTCATCCAGGGTTCCCTCAGTCAGGGATTAGAAGTGCGGCTGCACGCGGATGTCTCGGTGGAGGATATGCGGGTGGGCAAGTTTCTGGTCGTGCAGGGGGTGCGATCGCGCTTTTTCTGTATGCTGACGGACGTAGCCCTGGGAACGGCAAGTCAGCGAATTCTGTCCAATCCTCCTGATCCGGCAAATACGTTTTTGCAGGAAGTCCTGGCAGGAACCGGAACCTACGGCACAATCAACCTGTCGCCGATGCTAATGTTTACGCCGAAGCAGGAGATGGATCTGCGCCGAGCTGATGAGTCGCGCAGGAAGCGATCGAAGGTATCCGACTCCCTCGCCTCGTACGAAGCCAACACCAACGACGTGGAGCTACTGCCCGTTAAAACGATCCCGGCGCACTTCAGTCAGGTCTACGACGCCTCAGAGCGGGACTTTCGCGCGGTCTTTGGCTGGGAGGATGATCCCCAGCGGCGGAATTTTGCGATCGGAGAGCCGATCGATATGAATGTGCCCATCTGTCTGGATCTCGATCGCTTTGTGGAGCGGAGCAACGGGGTGTTTGGCAAATCGGGAACTGGGAAATCCTTTTTGACGCGGCTGCTGCTGTCGGGGATCATTCGCAAACGGGCAGCGGTGAATCTCATTTTTGATATGCACTCGGAGTACGGCTGGGAAGCGACGCGGGAGGGCAAGCAGTTTAGTACGGTAAAGGGTCTGCGGCAGCTTTTTCCCAGTCAGGTGCAAATCTATACGCTGGATGTGGAGTCTACTCGGCGGCGAGGCGTGCGCGATGCCCAGGAGCTTTACATCAGCTACGACCAGATCGACGTTGAGGATCTGATGCTGGTGCGAGGTGAACTGAACCTGTCGGAAGCCAGCCTGGAGAACGCGATTATCCTTCGCAACGAGTTTGGCAAAGCCTGGATCAGTCGGCTCCTGTCGATGAGCAACGAGGAAATTCAGGAATTCTGCGAAGTCAAGATGGGCAGCAAGTCCTCTATCATGGCACTTCAGCGCAAGCTGACTCGTCTGGATGATTTGAAGTATCTGCGGCAGACCTGCCCCAAAAACTATGTGGGTCAAATTCTCGAATCCCTGGACGCTGGAAAACACGTTGTTATCGAGTTCGGTTCCCAGTCCAACCTGCTGTCCTATATGCTGGCGACGAACGTGATTGCCCGCCGGATTCACCACGCCTACGTCCACAAAGCCGAGAAATTCCTGCAAACTAAAAACCCGATCGATCGCCCTCAGCCTCTCGTGATCACGATCGAGGAGGCACACCGCTTTCTAGATTCCGCCACTGTGAGACAGACCATTTTTGGCACGATCGCCCGCGAGATGCGGAAGTATTTTGTCACGCTACTGGTGGTGGATCAGCGTCCTTCCGGCATTGATAACGAGGTGATGTCCCAGGTGGGAACCCGGATCACGGCACTCTTGAACGATGAGAAGGATATTGAGGCAATCTTTACGGGGGTTTCTGGCGGACAGGCATTGCGATCGGTTCTCGCGAAACTGGACTCCAAGCAGCAGGCACTCATCTTAGGTCACGCCGTTCCGATGCCCGTCGTCATTCGCACCCGTCCCTACGATGAAACCTTCTACGCCGAGATTGGCGAAACCCCCTGGGAAGACCTACCCGAAACTGAAATTCTGCAAGCCGCCGAAGCCGCCAAAGCCGATCTGGGATTTTAG